From a single Oreochromis niloticus isolate F11D_XX linkage group LG3, O_niloticus_UMD_NMBU, whole genome shotgun sequence genomic region:
- the LOC106096551 gene encoding high affinity immunoglobulin gamma Fc receptor IB-like yields the protein MICQQDNMEVTLFCIRLLINTWLLLVIQIWDSCDAQTTFPHVVPNTSQHYEYSTVSFDCKGFDGSLGWKLMRKAADVDTACGTSWGVFSGSICIFRNVYIEDSGQYWCESGDGKKSSPVNITITPGPVILESPLIPVMEGNTVSLRCKNRTDFTKTSTSITFYKNGLFIKSISTSTLIIHNINKSHEGLYKCNISGAGESPESWLAVRGRDDTGESTHYWYT from the exons TGATAaatacctggctgctgctggtgatACAAATTTGGGATAGTTGTGATGCTCAAACAA CTTTTCCTCATGTTGTTCCAAACACTTCTCAGCACTATGAATACAGCACAGTGTCTTTTGACTGTAAGGGGTTTGATGGGTCTCTTGGATGGAAACTAATGAGGAAAGCAGCAGATGTTGATACAGCGTGTGGGACTAGCTGGGGAGTTTTCAGTGGGTCCATTTGCATCTTCAGAAATGTTTATATCGAAGACAGCGGACAGTACTGGTGTGAGAGcggagatggaaagaaaagcagcCCTGTAAACATCACCATTACAC CTGGTCCTGTGATCCTGGAAAGTCCTTTAAttcctgtgatggagggaaacACTGTGAGTCTGCGCTGTAAAAACAGGACAGATTTCACCAAAACCTCCACTTCCATAACCTTCTATAAAAATGGCCTCTTCATCAAGAGCATCTCTACCAGCACTTTGATCATCCACAATATTAACAAGTCTCATGAAGGACTCTACAAGTGCAACATCTCAGGAGCTGGAGAATCACCTGAGAGCTGGCTGGCTGTCAGGGGCAGAGACGACACAGGTGAGAGCACACATTACTGGTAtacataa